In Nocardioides marinus, one DNA window encodes the following:
- a CDS encoding RNA polymerase-binding protein RbpA has protein sequence MAGGGNAIRGSRVGAGPMGEAERGDAAPRQTVTYFCSHEHRVVVAFSVEAQVPESWDCPKCGLPASLDSDNPPPAPKIEPYKTHLAYVKERRSDKEAADILDEALKLLRSRRKSGDLVF, from the coding sequence ATGGCTGGTGGAGGAAACGCGATCCGGGGTAGCCGGGTCGGCGCAGGTCCGATGGGAGAGGCCGAGCGCGGCGATGCGGCCCCCCGCCAGACCGTGACCTACTTCTGCTCCCACGAGCACCGCGTCGTGGTGGCCTTCTCGGTCGAGGCGCAGGTCCCGGAGTCGTGGGACTGCCCCAAGTGCGGCCTGCCCGCCAGCCTGGACAGCGACAACCCACCGCCGGCTCCGAAGATCGAGCCCTACAAGACGCACCTTGCCTACGTGAAGGAGCGGCGCTCGGACAAGGAGGCGGCCGACATCCTCGACGAGGCACTCAAGCTGCTCCGGTCCCGCCGCAAGTCCGGCGACCTGGTCTTCTGA
- the whiA gene encoding DNA-binding protein WhiA, producing MAMTAQVKAELSSTPITKTCCRKAEVASMLRFAGGLHIVSGRIVVEAELDTGAAARRLRKDVSEVYGAHSDVVMVQGNGLRKGSRYIVRVVRDGEALARQTGLLDQRGRPVRGLPPAVVSGGACDAVAAWRGAFLAHGSLTEPGRSSSLEVTCPGSEAALALVGVARRLGISAKAREVRGVDRVVIRDGDAIGQLLTRLGAHESLMAWEERRMRREVRATANRLANFDDANLRRSARAAVAAGARVERALEILGDEVPDHLKLAGSLRVEHKQASLEELGQLHEPVLTKDAIAGRIRRLLAMADKRAEELGIPDTESSLTPDMLAEDA from the coding sequence ATGGCGATGACGGCACAGGTCAAGGCGGAGCTGTCGAGCACCCCCATCACCAAGACCTGTTGTCGCAAGGCCGAGGTCGCCTCGATGCTGCGTTTCGCCGGTGGGCTGCACATCGTGAGCGGCCGGATCGTCGTCGAGGCCGAGCTCGACACCGGTGCTGCCGCACGACGACTGCGCAAGGACGTCTCCGAGGTCTACGGCGCCCACTCCGACGTCGTGATGGTGCAGGGCAACGGCCTGCGCAAGGGCAGCCGCTACATCGTCAGGGTGGTGCGTGACGGCGAGGCGCTCGCCCGCCAGACCGGCCTGCTCGACCAGCGCGGTCGACCCGTCCGTGGCCTGCCCCCGGCGGTGGTGTCCGGCGGCGCCTGCGACGCCGTCGCCGCCTGGCGCGGCGCCTTCCTCGCCCACGGGTCGCTCACCGAACCGGGGCGCTCGTCCTCGCTCGAGGTCACCTGCCCGGGGTCGGAGGCCGCCCTCGCGCTCGTCGGCGTCGCTCGCCGGCTCGGCATCTCGGCCAAGGCCCGCGAGGTCCGTGGCGTGGACCGTGTCGTGATCCGCGACGGTGACGCCATCGGTCAGCTGCTGACCAGGCTCGGCGCCCACGAGTCCCTGATGGCCTGGGAGGAGCGCCGCATGCGCCGCGAGGTGCGCGCGACCGCCAACCGGCTGGCCAACTTCGACGACGCCAACCTGCGCCGCTCCGCGCGCGCCGCGGTGGCGGCAGGAGCCCGGGTCGAGCGGGCCCTGGAGATCCTGGGCGACGAGGTCCCCGACCACCTCAAGCTCGCCGGCAGCCTGCGGGTCGAGCACAAGCAGGCCTCGCTCGAGGAGCTCGGGCAGCTGCACGAGCCGGTCCTCACCAAGGACGCGATCGCGGGCCGGATCCGGCGGTTGCTGGCCATGGCCGACAAGCGCGCCGAGGAGCTCGGCATCCCCGACACGGAGTCCTCGCTGACCCCCGACATGCTCGCCGAGGACGCCTGA
- the tpiA gene encoding triose-phosphate isomerase — translation MAARTPLMAGNWKMNLNHQEAVVLVQKLAWTLSDKKHDPARSEVVVVPPFTDLRSVQTLVDGDRLPIKYAAQDCSAHDSGAYTGEISTSMLTKLGCSYVVLGHSERREYHQESDELVSAKAHKAVEAGLVPIVCVGEGLEVRQAGEHVAHTLAQVEGSLAGFSAEQVAALVVAYEPVWAIGTGEVATPDDAQEVCGAIRARLRELHGDAAADGVRVLYGGSVKAANVGAIMAQPDVDGCLVGGASLQADEFGAICRFYDMPVL, via the coding sequence ATGGCCGCACGTACCCCGCTCATGGCGGGCAACTGGAAGATGAACCTGAACCACCAGGAGGCGGTGGTGCTGGTCCAGAAGCTCGCGTGGACCCTCTCGGACAAGAAGCACGACCCGGCGCGCTCCGAGGTCGTCGTCGTCCCGCCGTTCACCGACCTGCGCTCGGTGCAGACGCTGGTCGACGGCGACCGGCTCCCGATCAAGTATGCCGCGCAGGACTGCTCGGCGCACGACTCGGGCGCCTACACCGGTGAGATCTCGACCTCCATGCTCACCAAGCTCGGCTGCTCCTACGTCGTGCTCGGTCACTCCGAGCGCCGGGAGTACCACCAGGAGTCCGACGAGCTGGTCAGCGCCAAGGCCCACAAGGCCGTCGAGGCCGGGTTGGTCCCGATCGTGTGCGTCGGTGAGGGCCTCGAGGTCCGCCAGGCTGGCGAGCACGTCGCTCACACTCTCGCCCAGGTCGAGGGGTCGCTGGCGGGCTTCTCCGCCGAGCAGGTCGCGGCCCTGGTCGTGGCCTACGAGCCGGTCTGGGCCATCGGCACCGGCGAGGTGGCCACCCCCGACGACGCCCAGGAGGTGTGCGGAGCCATCCGTGCCCGCCTGCGCGAGCTGCACGGGGACGCGGCTGCCGATGGTGTCCGGGTGCTGTACGGCGGGTCGGTCAAGGCCGCCAACGTCGGGGCCATCATGGCCCAGCCGGACGTCGACGGATGCCTGGTCGGCGGGGCGAGCCTGCAGGCCGACGAGTTCGGCGCGATCTGCCGGTTCTACGACATGCCCGTCCTCTGA
- a CDS encoding Rieske (2Fe-2S) protein, translated as MSQPTEPRPSRQTAAARPTLSRRHALGGVAGVGLGLPLLAACAGDDSSATDPAGSPGASTGGSPSTDSGSSGGSAASAAFASTADVPVGSGAVFPDEGVVVTQPTEGEFLGFSITCTHQGCPVDSVSDAGISCPCHGSVFDLTSGAPTAGPATSALGAVQLTVDGQDISRA; from the coding sequence ATGAGCCAGCCCACGGAGCCCCGCCCGTCCCGTCAGACCGCCGCTGCGCGCCCGACGCTCTCGCGCCGCCACGCCCTCGGCGGTGTCGCCGGTGTGGGGCTGGGGCTGCCGCTCCTCGCGGCCTGTGCAGGTGACGACTCCAGCGCCACCGACCCCGCCGGCTCCCCGGGCGCCTCGACGGGCGGGTCGCCGTCGACCGACAGCGGGTCCTCCGGTGGCAGCGCTGCCTCGGCGGCGTTCGCCTCGACCGCCGACGTGCCCGTGGGCAGCGGTGCGGTCTTCCCCGACGAGGGCGTGGTCGTCACGCAGCCGACTGAGGGGGAGTTCCTCGGCTTCTCGATCACCTGCACCCACCAGGGCTGCCCGGTCGACTCGGTGAGCGACGCCGGCATCAGCTGCCCCTGCCACGGCTCGGTCTTCGACCTCACCTCGGGCGCCCCGACCGCCGGCCCCGCGACCTCCGCCCTCGGCGCGGTGCAGCTCACCGTCGACGGCCAGGACATCTCCCGCGCCTGA
- a CDS encoding uridine diphosphate-N-acetylglucosamine-binding protein YvcK: MSDLWSHDPLPGQGPGDTAGAGGGLDRAQAVVALGGGHGLHASLRALRHLVDDVVVDELTAVVTVADNGGSSGRLRGEFGVLPPGDLRMALAALCGEDEWGRTWEGVLQHRFAGEGEMNGHVVGNLLIVALWEQLGDHVGALDIVGRLLGAKGRVLPMALCPMDIHAEVRGLDPDDPDALEVVRGQVEVATTEGVITSVALDPPAPPTSPDALAALGAADWVFLGPGSWFSSVIPHLLVPDLRDALTTTSAKVVVVLNLAEQPGETGGFSPADHLSVLLEHAPDLPLHSVLADAGTLRRAGAEAAWHLEELTAAVGARLVLADVAAADGSPRHDPRLLADAYESVMAGA; this comes from the coding sequence GTGAGTGACCTCTGGTCCCACGACCCGCTCCCCGGGCAGGGGCCCGGCGACACCGCCGGGGCCGGGGGCGGGCTCGACCGCGCCCAGGCGGTCGTCGCCCTCGGCGGCGGCCACGGCCTGCACGCGTCGCTGCGGGCCCTGCGCCACCTGGTCGACGACGTCGTGGTCGACGAGCTCACGGCCGTCGTCACGGTCGCCGACAACGGGGGCTCGTCGGGTCGGTTGCGAGGTGAGTTCGGCGTCCTCCCACCCGGCGACCTGCGGATGGCGCTGGCCGCGCTGTGCGGCGAGGACGAGTGGGGACGCACCTGGGAGGGCGTCCTGCAGCACCGATTCGCCGGGGAGGGCGAGATGAACGGCCACGTGGTGGGCAACCTGCTCATCGTGGCCCTGTGGGAGCAGCTCGGCGACCACGTGGGAGCCCTCGACATCGTCGGTCGCCTGCTGGGCGCCAAGGGCCGGGTGCTCCCGATGGCGCTGTGCCCGATGGACATCCACGCGGAGGTCCGGGGCCTGGACCCCGACGACCCCGACGCGCTGGAGGTCGTGCGCGGCCAGGTGGAGGTCGCCACCACCGAGGGGGTCATCACCAGCGTGGCCCTCGACCCGCCGGCACCGCCCACCAGCCCCGACGCGCTGGCCGCGCTGGGCGCGGCCGACTGGGTGTTCCTGGGACCGGGCTCGTGGTTCAGCTCGGTCATCCCGCACCTGCTGGTGCCCGACCTGCGCGACGCGCTCACCACCACCTCCGCCAAGGTCGTCGTCGTCCTGAACCTCGCCGAGCAGCCGGGGGAGACCGGCGGCTTCAGCCCGGCCGACCACCTCTCGGTGCTGCTCGAGCACGCGCCCGACCTCCCGCTGCACAGCGTGCTGGCCGACGCGGGCACGCTGCGGCGGGCGGGAGCCGAGGCGGCCTGGCACCTCGAGGAGCTGACCGCGGCCGTCGGTGCGCGGTTGGTGCTCGCGGACGTGGCGGCCGCCGACGGCTCCCCACGCCACGACCCGCGGCTGCTGGCCGACGCCTACGAGTCGGTCATGGCCGGGGCCTGA
- the gap gene encoding type I glyceraldehyde-3-phosphate dehydrogenase: MTVRVGINGFGRIGRNFFRAVQASGADLEIVGINDLTDNAVLAHLLKYDSILGVMGEEVEATADAIVVGGKEIKVSSEREPGNLGWGDLGVDVVVESTGFFTDATKAKAHVDAGAKKVIISAPASNEDITIVMGVNHELYDPAAHTVISNASCTTNCLAPMAKALNDAIGINKGLMTTVHAYTADQNLQDNIHKDLRRARAAAINIVPTSTGAAKAIGLVLPELKGKLDGYALRVPTPTGSLTDLSFEASRETSVEEVNAAVEAAADGRFLRYSTAPIVSSDIVTDPASCIFDAPLTKVLGNQVKVAGWYDNEWGYSNRLVDLIGFVGESL; the protein is encoded by the coding sequence GTGACCGTGCGCGTAGGTATCAACGGATTCGGCCGGATCGGCCGCAACTTCTTCCGGGCCGTGCAGGCCTCCGGGGCCGACTTGGAGATCGTCGGCATCAACGACCTCACCGACAACGCGGTGCTGGCCCACCTGTTGAAGTACGACTCGATCCTCGGCGTCATGGGCGAGGAGGTCGAGGCCACCGCTGACGCGATCGTCGTGGGCGGCAAGGAGATCAAGGTCTCCAGCGAGCGCGAGCCGGGCAACCTCGGCTGGGGCGACCTCGGCGTGGACGTCGTGGTGGAGTCCACCGGCTTCTTCACCGACGCGACCAAGGCCAAGGCCCACGTCGACGCCGGCGCCAAGAAGGTCATCATCTCCGCGCCCGCCTCCAACGAGGACATCACCATCGTGATGGGCGTCAACCACGAGCTCTACGACCCCGCCGCGCACACGGTCATCTCCAACGCCTCGTGCACCACCAACTGCCTGGCCCCCATGGCCAAGGCGCTCAACGACGCCATCGGGATCAACAAGGGCCTGATGACCACGGTGCACGCCTACACCGCCGACCAGAACCTGCAGGACAACATCCACAAGGACCTGCGTCGGGCCCGCGCCGCGGCGATCAACATCGTCCCCACCTCGACCGGTGCCGCCAAGGCCATCGGCCTCGTCCTGCCCGAGCTCAAGGGCAAGCTCGACGGCTACGCGCTGCGCGTCCCGACCCCGACCGGCTCGCTGACCGACCTCTCCTTCGAGGCCTCGCGCGAGACCTCGGTCGAGGAGGTCAACGCCGCGGTCGAGGCCGCCGCCGACGGCCGCTTCCTGCGGTACTCCACCGCCCCGATCGTCTCCTCCGACATCGTCACCGACCCGGCCTCGTGCATCTTCGACGCGCCGCTGACCAAGGTGCTCGGCAACCAGGTCAAGGTCGCCGGCTGGTACGACAACGAGTGGGGCTACTCCAACCGCCTCGTCGACCTCATCGGCTTCGTGGGCGAGTCCCTCTGA
- a CDS encoding phosphoglycerate kinase has translation MTAATTGLDQLLEQGVAGKRVLVRSDLNVPLDGSVITDDGRIRASVPTIRRLADADARVVVTAHLGRPKGAPEERYSLAPVAARLGELLGTDVAFARDTVGESAHETVAQLEDGQVALLENVRFNAGETSKDDGERAGFARQLADLADVFVSDGFGVVHRKQASVYDVAQILPSAMGTLVSTEIDVLRRLTEEPQRPYVVVLGGSKVSDKLGVIDNLLGKADKLLIGGGMVFTFLKAQGHEVGKSLLEEDQLETCRSYLARAEELGVQILLPGDIVVDTAFPSGDRTPEPRVVPATEIPADCLGLDIGPAAGADFAAALSDARTVFWNGPMGVFEVPQFADGTRAVAEALTRTEGLSVVGGGDSAAAVRTLGFDEGAFGHISTGGGASLEYLEGKALPGIDVLEG, from the coding sequence ATGACTGCTGCGACGACGGGACTCGACCAGCTCCTCGAGCAGGGCGTGGCCGGCAAGCGGGTGCTCGTCCGCTCCGACCTCAACGTCCCTCTCGACGGGTCCGTCATCACCGATGACGGGCGCATCCGCGCGAGCGTGCCGACGATCCGTCGGCTCGCGGACGCGGACGCCCGCGTGGTGGTGACGGCCCACCTCGGACGTCCCAAGGGCGCCCCCGAGGAGCGCTACTCCCTGGCCCCTGTGGCGGCTCGCCTCGGCGAGCTCCTCGGCACCGACGTGGCGTTCGCCCGCGACACGGTGGGGGAGTCGGCGCACGAGACCGTCGCCCAGCTCGAGGACGGCCAGGTCGCCCTGCTGGAGAACGTCCGTTTCAACGCGGGCGAGACCAGCAAGGACGACGGCGAGCGGGCCGGGTTCGCCCGGCAGCTCGCCGACCTCGCCGACGTCTTCGTCTCCGACGGCTTCGGGGTCGTGCACCGCAAGCAGGCCAGCGTCTACGACGTCGCGCAGATCCTGCCCAGCGCCATGGGCACGCTGGTCTCGACCGAGATCGACGTGCTGCGCCGCCTCACCGAGGAGCCGCAGCGCCCGTACGTCGTCGTGCTCGGCGGCTCGAAGGTCTCCGACAAGCTCGGCGTCATCGACAACCTGCTCGGCAAGGCCGACAAGCTGCTCATCGGCGGCGGCATGGTCTTCACCTTCCTCAAGGCCCAGGGCCACGAGGTCGGCAAGAGCCTCCTGGAGGAGGACCAGCTCGAGACCTGCCGCAGCTACCTCGCGCGGGCCGAGGAGCTCGGGGTGCAGATCCTGCTCCCCGGCGACATCGTGGTCGACACGGCCTTCCCGTCCGGCGACCGCACCCCGGAGCCCCGCGTGGTCCCGGCCACGGAGATCCCTGCCGACTGCCTGGGCCTCGACATCGGCCCGGCTGCCGGCGCCGACTTCGCCGCCGCGCTCTCCGACGCGCGCACGGTCTTCTGGAACGGCCCCATGGGTGTCTTCGAGGTGCCGCAGTTCGCTGACGGCACCCGTGCGGTGGCCGAGGCGCTCACCCGCACCGAGGGCCTCTCGGTCGTCGGTGGCGGCGACTCCGCCGCGGCCGTGCGCACCCTCGGCTTCGACGAGGGCGCCTTCGGTCACATCTCCACCGGCGGCGGAGCCAGCCTGGAGTACCTCGAGGGCAAGGCCCTCCCCGGCATCGACGTCCTGGAGGGCTGA
- the rapZ gene encoding RNase adapter RapZ, which yields MSIPETGPLVVVTGMTGAGRSTAAKELEDLGYFVVDNLPPSLLRDVVRLVDESRGPQQPIAVVVDVRSGSFFDDLQENLAHGATGRRATLVFLEASDDLLVRRQEAARRPHPLQGTGRLLDGLVRERTVLADLRGEADLLIDTTSLNVHQLTARIREAFGTEETTRLHIRVVSFGFKYGIPVDADYLADMRFLPNPHWIPELRAHTGRDSDVSDYVLSQPGAAEFLDAYVPVLTGVAEGYLREGKRFMRVAIGCTGGKHRSVAMTEEITRRLQELGHQATATHRDLGRE from the coding sequence ATGAGCATCCCCGAGACCGGCCCTCTGGTGGTCGTCACCGGCATGACCGGTGCCGGTCGCAGCACCGCCGCGAAGGAGCTGGAGGACCTCGGCTACTTCGTGGTGGACAACCTGCCACCGTCCCTGCTGCGTGACGTGGTCCGGCTCGTCGACGAGTCCCGCGGCCCGCAGCAGCCGATCGCCGTCGTGGTCGACGTCCGGTCGGGCTCGTTCTTCGACGACCTGCAGGAGAACCTCGCGCACGGCGCGACCGGGCGGCGCGCCACCCTGGTGTTCCTCGAGGCCAGCGACGACCTGCTCGTACGCCGGCAGGAGGCGGCTCGCCGACCGCACCCGCTGCAGGGCACCGGTCGGCTGCTCGACGGGTTGGTGCGCGAGCGCACCGTGCTCGCCGACCTGCGCGGCGAGGCGGACCTGCTCATCGACACCACCTCCCTCAACGTCCACCAGCTGACCGCGCGGATCCGTGAGGCCTTCGGCACCGAGGAGACGACCCGGTTGCACATCCGGGTGGTCTCCTTCGGCTTCAAGTACGGCATCCCGGTCGACGCCGACTACCTCGCCGACATGCGGTTCCTGCCCAACCCGCACTGGATCCCCGAGCTGAGGGCGCACACCGGCCGGGACTCCGACGTCTCCGACTACGTGCTATCCCAGCCGGGTGCCGCGGAGTTCCTCGACGCCTACGTCCCGGTGCTCACCGGGGTGGCGGAGGGCTACCTCCGCGAGGGGAAGCGCTTCATGAGGGTCGCGATCGGCTGCACCGGCGGCAAGCACCGCAGCGTCGCGATGACCGAGGAGATCACCCGCCGCCTCCAGGAGCTCGGCCACCAGGCCACGGCCACCCACCGGGACCTCGGCCGTGAGTGA
- the secG gene encoding preprotein translocase subunit SecG yields MELLFTIILMISSLLMILLVLLHKGRGGGLSDMFGGGVSSSLGGSSVAERNLDRLTVGIGGIWFATVIALGLLLAY; encoded by the coding sequence GTGGAACTGCTCTTCACCATCATCCTGATGATCTCCAGCCTGCTGATGATCCTGCTGGTGCTCCTGCACAAGGGCCGCGGTGGCGGCCTGTCCGACATGTTCGGCGGCGGTGTGTCCTCCTCGCTCGGCGGATCGTCGGTGGCGGAGCGCAACCTGGACCGTCTGACCGTGGGCATCGGGGGCATCTGGTTCGCCACCGTCATCGCCCTGGGGCTCCTGCTCGCCTACTGA
- the uvrC gene encoding excinuclease ABC subunit UvrC: MPARPTPRTSRGPLSYRPEPGSIPTQPGVYRFRDAQRRVIYVGKAKNLRARLSSYFQDIANLHQRTASMVTTAASVEWTVVGTEVEALQLEYSWIKEYDPRFNVKYRDDKSYPWLAVTLGEEFPRVMVGRGAKRKGTRYFGPYSHAWAIRETVDILLRVFPMRSCSNGVFKRSAQVGRPCLLGYIDKCSAPCVGQVSPEEHREIVEDFCDFMGGQTKPFIRRIEKEMYAASEALDFEKAARLRDDLGAMQRALEKQAVVLGDGADADVVALAEDPLEVAVQVFYVRGGRIRGQRGWVADRMDEGETPELVENFLLQLYAGDADSIPREVLVPALPPDVETLEELLSDLRGSRVRIRVPQRGDKRALAETVAKNAAQSLALHKTKRASDLTTRNRALEEIQQALELDDVPLRIECYDVSNLQGTEVVASMVVFEDGLPRKGEYRKFVIKGVDGQNDVASMHEVITRRFRRLLDEQARSELKPGTEESGPMLVDPETGRPRKFAYAPGLVVVDGGPPQVAAAQRALDELGIDDVPVCGLAKRLEEVWLPSEEDPVILARSSEGLYLLQRIRDEAHRFAIAHHRNRRSKSMVESVLDDVPGLGEVRRRTLLKHFGSLKKLREAEVEQIAQVPGIGVRTAESIKAAVSGGRAGAGGAATGRPDGPTVVSVNTATGEIEEE, from the coding sequence GTGCCCGCCCGACCGACTCCCCGCACGTCCCGCGGACCGCTGTCCTACCGTCCCGAGCCGGGCTCGATCCCGACCCAGCCGGGCGTCTACCGCTTCCGTGACGCCCAGCGCCGGGTGATCTACGTCGGCAAGGCCAAGAACCTCCGGGCGCGGCTGTCGTCGTACTTCCAGGACATCGCCAACCTCCACCAGCGCACGGCCTCCATGGTGACCACGGCCGCCTCGGTGGAGTGGACCGTCGTGGGCACGGAGGTCGAGGCGCTGCAGCTGGAGTACTCCTGGATCAAGGAGTACGACCCGCGGTTCAACGTGAAGTACCGCGACGACAAGTCCTACCCCTGGTTGGCGGTCACGCTCGGTGAGGAGTTCCCCCGCGTGATGGTGGGGCGCGGAGCCAAGCGCAAGGGCACCCGCTACTTCGGCCCCTACTCCCACGCCTGGGCGATCCGGGAGACCGTCGACATCCTGCTGAGGGTCTTCCCGATGCGCTCGTGCAGCAACGGCGTCTTCAAGCGCTCCGCCCAGGTGGGTCGCCCCTGCCTGCTCGGCTACATCGACAAGTGCTCGGCCCCCTGCGTGGGGCAGGTCTCGCCCGAGGAGCACCGGGAGATCGTCGAGGACTTCTGCGACTTCATGGGCGGTCAGACCAAGCCGTTCATCCGCCGCATCGAGAAGGAGATGTACGCCGCCAGCGAGGCACTCGACTTCGAGAAGGCCGCCCGGCTGCGTGACGACCTCGGCGCCATGCAGCGTGCGCTGGAGAAGCAGGCGGTCGTGCTGGGCGATGGTGCCGACGCCGACGTGGTGGCCCTGGCGGAGGACCCGCTCGAGGTCGCGGTGCAGGTCTTCTACGTGCGCGGCGGGCGTATCCGTGGCCAGCGCGGCTGGGTCGCCGACCGGATGGACGAGGGCGAGACCCCTGAGCTGGTCGAGAACTTCCTGCTCCAGCTCTACGCCGGCGACGCCGACTCCATCCCGCGCGAGGTGCTGGTTCCGGCGCTGCCTCCGGACGTCGAGACCCTCGAGGAGCTGCTCAGCGACCTGCGCGGCAGTCGGGTCCGCATCCGGGTTCCCCAGCGGGGCGACAAGCGGGCGCTGGCCGAGACCGTCGCCAAGAACGCCGCTCAGTCGCTGGCGTTGCACAAGACCAAGCGCGCCAGCGACCTCACCACCCGCAACCGCGCGCTGGAGGAGATCCAGCAGGCCCTCGAGCTCGACGACGTGCCGCTGCGCATCGAGTGCTACGACGTCTCCAACCTCCAGGGCACCGAGGTGGTGGCCTCGATGGTCGTCTTCGAGGACGGCCTGCCCCGCAAGGGGGAGTACCGCAAGTTCGTCATCAAGGGCGTCGACGGACAGAACGACGTCGCCTCGATGCACGAGGTCATCACCCGGCGGTTCCGCCGGCTGCTCGACGAGCAGGCCCGCTCCGAGCTCAAGCCGGGCACCGAGGAGTCCGGCCCGATGCTGGTCGACCCCGAGACCGGGCGACCCCGCAAGTTCGCGTACGCGCCGGGGCTGGTCGTGGTCGACGGCGGGCCGCCCCAGGTGGCCGCGGCGCAGCGGGCGCTCGACGAGCTCGGCATCGACGACGTACCGGTCTGCGGGCTGGCCAAGCGCCTGGAGGAGGTCTGGCTCCCCAGTGAGGAGGACCCGGTCATCCTCGCCCGCAGCAGCGAGGGGCTCTACCTGCTCCAGCGCATCCGCGACGAGGCCCACCGCTTCGCCATCGCCCACCACCGCAACCGCCGCTCGAAGTCGATGGTCGAGTCGGTCCTCGACGACGTCCCGGGGTTGGGGGAGGTCCGGCGCAGGACCCTGCTCAAGCACTTCGGCTCCCTGAAGAAGCTCAGGGAGGCCGAGGTCGAGCAGATCGCGCAGGTCCCGGGGATCGGGGTGCGCACCGCGGAGTCCATCAAGGCCGCGGTGTCCGGCGGCCGGGCGGGCGCGGGTGGAGCGGCGACCGGGCGCCCGGACGGGCCTACGGTGGTCTCCGTCAACACCGCCACCGGTGAGATCGAGGAAGAGTGA
- the pgl gene encoding 6-phosphogluconolactonase produces MTAAPRVEVHAGPEELARSVAGELLRVLADAQSAGRRPHVVLTGGSIADAIHRELARLSPGSGVDWTAVDLWWGDERFVARDSADRNAVQARTAFLDAVGVPAERVHEVAATEDVDDVEAAAAAYAAELDAHGPEEFDVLMLGVGPDSHIASLFPGRPELDVRDRSSVPVTGSPKPPPERVSLTYPALARSRATWLLVSGEAKAEAVARALSPEHTSVAETPASGVSGREETVWFLDRAAASRL; encoded by the coding sequence GTGACCGCCGCCCCGCGCGTCGAGGTGCACGCCGGCCCGGAGGAGCTGGCCAGGTCGGTCGCCGGTGAGCTGCTGCGGGTGCTGGCCGACGCCCAGTCCGCCGGCCGCCGACCGCACGTCGTGCTCACGGGCGGGTCGATCGCCGACGCCATCCACCGCGAGCTGGCGAGGCTCTCCCCCGGCTCCGGGGTCGACTGGACCGCCGTCGACCTCTGGTGGGGTGACGAGCGCTTCGTGGCGCGCGACTCCGCTGATCGCAACGCCGTCCAGGCACGCACCGCGTTCCTCGACGCGGTGGGGGTGCCGGCCGAGCGGGTCCACGAGGTCGCGGCCACCGAGGACGTCGACGACGTCGAGGCCGCCGCTGCGGCGTACGCCGCGGAGCTCGACGCGCACGGGCCCGAGGAGTTCGACGTGCTGATGCTCGGTGTCGGCCCGGACAGCCACATCGCCTCGCTCTTCCCCGGTCGCCCCGAGCTCGACGTCAGGGACCGGTCGTCCGTGCCGGTCACCGGCTCGCCGAAGCCGCCGCCCGAGCGAGTCAGCCTCACCTACCCCGCACTGGCCAGGTCACGGGCCACCTGGCTGCTGGTCAGCGGCGAGGCCAAGGCCGAGGCTGTCGCCCGCGCGCTGTCGCCCGAGCACACCTCCGTCGCCGAGACCCCGGCGTCGGGAGTCTCGGGGCGCGAGGAGACCGTCTGGTTCCTCGACCGCGCCGCCGCCTCCCGCCTCTGA